The DNA segment TAGTCGGTGGGCTGCGTGTAGGTGCTGATGAAGCCCTCGTAGTTGCGGATGACGACCCGACTTTCGGACATGCTCATCAGGTAGTTGGGCAAGATGGGGACTTTGCCACCGCCTGCCGGCGCGTCAATGACGTAGGTGGGAATGGCATAGCCGGAGGTGTGCCCTCGCAGCGCCTCCATGATCTCAATGCCCTTGGCGACAGGCGTGCGGAAGTGCCCCGCGCCGTGGACCAGGTCGCATTGGTAGAGGTAGTAGGGCCGCACGCGGTTCCTCACCAGTTTGTGCACCAGCGCCATGATGACGTTGGGGCAGTCGTTGACGCCGGCCAGGAGCACCGTCTGGCTCCCCAAGGGGATGCCGGCATCCGCAAGTTTGTTGACGGCCTGCTCAACCTCCGGCGCCAGTTCCTTCGGGTGATTGAAATGGATGTTCACCCAAAGCGGGTGGTATCGCTTGAGCGTGTTCACCAGTTCGTCGTTGATGCGCTGGGGCAGGAACACCGGCACCCGCGTTCCGATGCGGATGACTTCCACATGCGGGATGGCCCGCAGGCGCGCCAGGATGTGGTCCAGCACCTTGACCGGCAAGGTGAAGGGGTCTCCGCCCGAGATGAGCACGTCCCGCACTTGCGGGTTCGCCGCCACGTAGGCGATTTGCCGATCGTAGTCGGCGGGCGAGAACTGGGCGTGCGAATTGCCCACGACCCGACTTCGCGTGCAATAGCGGCAGTAACTGGCGCACTGAGTGGTTACCAGCATCAGAACCCGATCGGGGTACCGGTGGACCAGGCCAGGGACGGGCGAGTGGGCGTCTTCCGCCAGCGAATCCTCCATTTCAGCCACGAACGGGACGAGTTCCTGGGCCGTGGGGACCACCTGGCGGCGGATGGGACAATTCGGGTCGTCGGGGTCCATCAGGCTCGCGAAGTACGGAGTGATGTCGGTCCGGAACCGATTTGGGGCGCTGAGCGCATCTCGCTCCGACTGGGTCAGATGGATCACTTGTGAGAGT comes from the Chloroflexota bacterium genome and includes:
- the ablA gene encoding lysine 2,3-aminomutase, producing the protein METMATEFEEPPGTGRPPRPWENVPPSLWNDWRWQLSHRLSSIEELSQVIHLTQSERDALSAPNRFRTDITPYFASLMDPDDPNCPIRRQVVPTAQELVPFVAEMEDSLAEDAHSPVPGLVHRYPDRVLMLVTTQCASYCRYCTRSRVVGNSHAQFSPADYDRQIAYVAANPQVRDVLISGGDPFTLPVKVLDHILARLRAIPHVEVIRIGTRVPVFLPQRINDELVNTLKRYHPLWVNIHFNHPKELAPEVEQAVNKLADAGIPLGSQTVLLAGVNDCPNVIMALVHKLVRNRVRPYYLYQCDLVHGAGHFRTPVAKGIEIMEALRGHTSGYAIPTYVIDAPAGGGKVPILPNYLMSMSESRVVIRNYEGFISTYTQPTDYVSHDPRTCPYCQARHSEGGQEGLAGLLSGERLAIAPEGWDHVHHREQPVPIHSIATRTAEVEQR